The following proteins are co-located in the Melanotaenia boesemani isolate fMelBoe1 chromosome 5, fMelBoe1.pri, whole genome shotgun sequence genome:
- the LOC121640035 gene encoding C-type mannose receptor 2-like, with protein MQWSLILVFLMGQCCLITCQLYEYRFIDLSKNWSEAQQYCRKHHTDLATVSNMTDMSKLFQLENWTEAWIGLNKTAGTNRTWHWSLPGVEFNDSNVKWKSGEPDDGNGNGPENCGKIKKDLSWFDYPCNDADYFLCYNESDPVQKFYLITENKNWLEAQRYCRENHTDLVSGVNQLQDVNLNLTTQECNTAECRLFFGLFRDNWRWSDGSSFSFRYWGAPFTSAAENQNTNNCTAMRKDSKTWNSFDCNERKPFFCYDDKVILIKEQMNWENALYYCREYHGDLVTITNLDEQRWVQEKTKNATTPYVWTGLRYTCTLDFWFWVSNQAVTYTNWASGQDGNDCDMSGAMETGGEHKWLKKNDNDKMNFICSKSAKK; from the exons ATGCAGTGGAGTCTGATCCTTGTCTTTCTGATGG gtcaatgTTGTCTGATCACATGTCAACTCTATGAGTATCGCTTCATTGATCTGTCAAAAAATTGGTCTGAAGCCCAGCAGTACTGCAGGAAGCATCATACTGATCTGGCCACAGTGTCTAACATGACAGACATGAGCAAACTCTTTCAACTGGAAAATTGGACAGAAGCTTGGATTGGTTTGAACAAAACAGCAGGTACTAACAGGACCTGGCACTGGTCTCTGCCTGGGGTGGAGTTCAATGACAGCAATGTAAAGTGGAAAAGTGGAGAACCAGATGACGGAAACGGTAATGGACCAGAGAACTGTGGCAAGATCAAGAAAGACCTCTCCTGGTTTGATTATCCTTGTAATGATGCAGACTATTTCCTCTGCTATAATG AAAGCGATCCAGTTCAGAAGTTCTATTtgattacagaaaacaaaaactggttGGAAGCTCAGAGATACTGTAGAGAGAATCACACAGACCTGGTCAGTGGAGTAAACCAGCTACAAGATGTAAATCTAAATCTGACGACCCAGGAGTGCAACACTGCAGAGTGTCGGTTATTTTTTGGCCTGTTCAGAGACAACTGGAGATGGTCTGATGGGAGCAGCTTTTCTTTCAGATACTGGGGCGCACCGTTCACAAG TGCTGCTGAAAACCAAAACACTAACAATTGTACTGCGATGCGGAAAGACTCAAAGACATGGAACAGTTTTGACTGTAATGAGAGGAAACCTTTCTTCTGTTATGACG ATAAAGTGATCCTGATCAAAGAACAGATGAACTGGGAGAATGCCTTATACTACTGCAGGGAATACCACGGTGATCTGGTCACCATCACTAACCTGGATGAGCAGAGATGGGTCCAGGAAAAAACCAAGAACGCCACAACTCCATATGTCTGGACGGGACTGCGCTACACCTGCACTCTGGATTTCTGGTTCTGGGTCAGTAATCAGGCGGTCACCTATACGAACTGGGCCTCAGGTCAAGATGGGAATGACTGTGACATGTCTGGAGCCATGGAGACAGGAGGAGAGCAtaagtggttaaaaaaaaatgacaacgACAAGATGAATTTCATCTGTTCTAAATCtgcaaagaaatga